A stretch of Paludisphaera borealis DNA encodes these proteins:
- a CDS encoding TraR/DksA family transcriptional regulator gives MAASLKSEELDSYRNVLRDLRSRLRGDLNQMTDEALRRNLAESSGNLSNVPLHMADVGTENYDQEFTLGLIENEQGTLDLINEALGRIEQGKYGSCSECGEPIAKQRLAALPYARHCIQCARKLENGA, from the coding sequence ATGGCCGCCAGCCTCAAATCGGAAGAACTCGACTCGTACCGCAACGTCTTGCGCGACCTTCGCTCCAGGCTTCGAGGCGACCTCAACCAGATGACCGACGAAGCGCTGCGACGGAACCTCGCGGAAAGCTCGGGCAACCTCTCCAACGTCCCGCTCCACATGGCCGACGTGGGGACCGAGAACTACGACCAGGAATTCACGCTGGGATTGATCGAGAACGAACAAGGAACGCTGGATCTGATCAACGAGGCGCTGGGACGGATCGAGCAAGGCAAGTACGGATCTTGCAGCGAATGCGGCGAGCCGATCGCGAAGCAGCGCCTCGCGGCCCTGCCGTATGCTCGCCATTGCATTCAGTGCGCACGGAAGCTGGAGAACGGAGCATGA